In Micropterus dolomieu isolate WLL.071019.BEF.003 ecotype Adirondacks linkage group LG01, ASM2129224v1, whole genome shotgun sequence, the sequence CCgggcaagaaaacaaatagattttcttgttataacattttaaagattttaaaatgaatattttcatTAGATTTTCCATGAATGTGCAGTTTGCtcctgcatatttaaaaacacatagaCAGGGAGGGATTGATTGGCGGTTACTGTAGCCAGTAGCACTTAATGTGCTTTACGCATGCCAGAATTAGTGCAGTGCCTGCTCACGGGGGGCGATGTGATAACTCCCTGCGCTTTTTCGATGCTTGTTAAAAATGTGcgtctcacattggtttcacctacagcattaataacactgaaagaGCACGTCCATGGCAGAGATACTTTGAGATATTCAACTCTTCTTAAGAACTTCATAAAACTCTAACGTTTCTAACGTATACCAAATATGCATAATGACAAAAACGCtgtttcaaattgtttttgaatgctccgtatttgtttttgtaagaaCTGTGGTTGACAGCATACGCAAAAACATTCTTGCTACTTTTCTTTATtggtctttttttccctttcttctcCAATAGGATCAGCAAAAGCTTTAAATGAGCAGTGTTGTAGAATGTAGTGACATCTAACATTGAAATTGTGAAACTGAGTATCACTCGCCTCAGGTTTCCCTTCCAAGCATGAAGAAGAAACTACGGTGCCTGTGAAACTCATAACAGGCCTTATCTAGGGTCAGCATTTGGTTTGTCCTTTCTGGATTACTCTAGAAGCATGATGGTTAAACATGTTCGAGTCTGTGGAAGAGGAGCTGCTCTCTCTGTAGGCAAGTCTAATGTTATGGAAACACAAAGATTCTTATTTTCAGGTGATTATAgactaatgaaaacatttctgtcaGTTGAGCAAATAGAGCTCTGTAAATTTAACACTGATCCTTTAACTGATGTGACCGTGCATTCATTTGTATTAAGGAATCCCAGCTCTCATCATGAGCCTTTAAACCTAAAAGAAAATTTAATACTCTTTAGGGGAAACTCCTGTATGCACCTGTGTCCCTTGCACTATATTTTGCATCCTTAAGCCCAGTCCCACTTTCTGCACTTACAGACTCCTGATCGTATATGAACgataaagacagttaaaacagacaaaaaaataaacaatttaactacgtggCACAAAAATCATGGACAACTGAATAAATctacaaaatctgaacaagtcagcaaaatcagccaGGCAAAATGCAATTCTGAAATACTCCATGTGGGATGTAGAGCGGAACTAATCCAGTTCACAGAGAGCTATTATCCGTGTCACATTGGTGTAAACTGAGCTGCTAGCTGAGACATAGCGCCCAAAGGAAGGACTGATGTCTAAAatcttcattctttctaaaaataagtattttgatgtcaggaatatagtTTCTATAGGGCCCTGTGAAATCTGTTTAAATTTTCACCAGATTCTGATTGTTCCCCTTCAAATttctgtgctctttctgaactCTGTTTTACAATTTGAGTCATAAAAAAGTTACAGGAAGAAGTTATAGTTTTCTAAAATGCGTGTATGTATTTCATTATTCTCCACAGATGTCCAGCTGCTGTTGGAGAGTAATGAAGAGGTTCCCTCTAAACAGCAGAAGAGGAGCCCCAGTCTgaaccaggaggacccaccagagtcccgacacattaaagaggagtggagccccagtctggaccaggaggacccaccagagtcCCGACGCATTAAAGAGGAGTGGAGCCCctgtctggaccaggaggacccaccagagctcccacacattgaagaggagtggagccccagtctggaccaggaggacccaccagagctcccacacattaaagaggagtggagccccagtctggaccaggaggacccaccagagctcccacacattaaagaggagtggagccccagtctggaccaggacaACCCACCAGAGaccccacacattaaagaggaagtGGAGGAACTCTGGatcagtcaggagggagagcagcttcgagggctggaggaggctgatatcaccaAGTTCACATTCACTCTTGTCtctgtgaagagtgaagaagacgatgaagagaaacctcagtcctcacagcttTATCAAAGACTAACTGAACAGATGGAAACAGAAATTGATGGAGAGGACagtggaggaccagaaccagccaggaCCTCAGATCCAGATAGAGTGGCTCATGACTTGTAATTCTTCTGACACTAATGACAGTTGTTGAAGGACACCAGAAAACCTCTGTCAGATTTAGGGATGAAATAGTTGCCGGTTTAATGATAAACCATGGTAGAATTCCAGATCATGCTCATTAACACTGTATTACTGAAGTTGTCAGTGTAACCTACTCTTGTTCTGCTACTGTATGTGTCGTGTGTCTGTAGACTCATTCACTCATTGcgcatgataacacgttacgtAGTTTAGACACCATAATAATCTTGTTTATTAAAAGAGCAGCTGTTGAATTGATTGTAAAAGTGTTTAAAGAGGAGAAACGCTGCACACTCATACACAAGagtcctctgtatttatgtaaataatgCTTGGGGTCATAATTTATAACTTTTTAGTGCACATTTGACAtggtttttacatgtttacaaaAGATACTGcctgttattattttaatgttatgcaaacaaaacaagtttCTAATTGAATGGACTCTTCTGGTTTTGATTTGATCTGTCATTATGTGTAAAACATGAACAGTTGATCCTTAAACTGCTCATACTGTTCTGATATTTCTGTCACATCTGAAGTCTTTGGAAATATTTTGATTTCTGACAATTGTCAGCTGATGTGTTGGATTAACCCAGCTGCCTTTAAAGCAGAGGTTCAAATGTTTCCAGTTTGTTTCTGTACAGGACTCAGATGCCACATGTATGTTGAGAGTTGTTGGTTGCTGTAATCATTCTCCAGTTGGATATCTTTGTACCGGGACGGTTTGTTGCGTCAACAAACCTCCAAGTGAATCCGAGACATATCCCTCAGCAAGGAAACAATGTGTGTGGAAATAAAGATGTGGCTTTGTTAAAAACAGCCTAGGTTTGGAAGATCTCCACTTGATTAGTcaaactcagactgctgaagcctcagaTTAACTTCCCCTGACCTTCACAATGTGTTTTCTCCAGTTACCATCAGGTCAAGAGACTGATTTACCTGAGGTCTGTTTTAGACCGGGTCCAAACCTTTGGACCTATGAAGACCTCTTCAGACTCTCTCCAGCAGTGGCAATTTCTGCATGGGCTCATCTGTAAAATGTCACTGATGCATCCACAAGAAGAAAGTTAGAAGCTAGGCGAacaccagcttaaacagtcctcagttATACCTAATAGAGTAATATCTATAGGCCTGGAGGATTGGACGTTTTAACATGGAGAGCTGGACCAGTACCTCCTGGACAGGGGTAACTTGGATTCTAACTGCACAACTGTAATCATTGCTTGTTTCAGCAGGTAAGTTGGAGCTAACATTTTCAAATCACCTACAGAATATCGTGTTGATTTGTTCATATTTGTATTATGagtctgaatctgcaaagtaaccagAACTGGGATCTATTAGATAAacgtaataaagaaaaaagtacaGTTGTTCCTCTCTGCTTTTGGGAACAGGCCATTGTTATTCAGAGGataatgttactttactttGCAAAGTAACTCTTATGGAACTGGTTTGTAAAGTGCTGTATAAATCAAATGTACCATTATAATCTGTCTCTTCAGAAAAGTCAGGAATTAAACTTGTTGTCAGGATTAACATAAATGAATTAGTATGTACAATAATTATAAAGTTTTGCTGACATTATGCTTTTGGGCTGTTGACATTACTTTGtgatatttctatatttctgaGTATTTCTACCAAATGTTAATTGTCAGTAGAGAGACTTGGggcttttgttatttttattttgaaaatcagcAAAGAAGTGGTACCGGAAGCGGGTGTACTTCCGGTGTCTAACACGCCAACTTTgctgtttgcatgctaacagaTAGATCAGCTggagttcagcagcagagcctgTATGTGAAGATAAACTTGTTTAAGTGGAATCTGTGTAAACTTTCGGGATGTTTCACCTTAGATTCATCTCCTGTTAGCCAAGAATGCTAAAGGAAGTTAGCTGAGTACAAGTGGTTTGAACCCAGGTCGTAGACGGAGCCGTGCTGCGTGTCTGTAACGGAGTGTGtctggaggaaaagctgctgtaAACATGTCTAAAGTCCAAACGCTGAGAGCTTTTGTCCAGCAGCGACTAAGTGCGGCTGCTGAAGAGATATTTGAGCTGTTTGAAAGAACGATAGCAGAGTACGAGGAGGAACTTTGTGGACAACGCAAAATACTGGACGCTGTTTTCAAGCCTCAAGCAGGTTTGGACATTTCAccctttactgcagtaaaagtactaataccactctgtaaaaatactccactgCAAATACAAGTCCTGCTTTCAAAGCagcctgttttcagctttgtggagatgcattttccagctgatccaaaaatactttatttagcAGTGGGAGGATTTTATTAGCCCATAAAGCAACTCTTCATTCTGCAGTTCATCACTAACGTTCACCTCAGATTTGTACTGTACTTTGGTAAATGGTCTTAGTTAAATTCCACCGGTGGAAAAGAGCTGCTACTAAAAGAGGTCAAGTTCTTTAATATGCAGAACAACAATCACAGGGAAGCAGTCGATGGCAATGAAGCTCTTGGCTCCCTACAACATACATGTGAAGACTCTTTCCTAAGGGGGCTCAAAGTAGATAACAGGTGAGGTACAGACACAGACCGACCTCTCCGTCTCTCAGACAATCATTGATcctgttatttttctctgtggGTGCAGGACGAAAGCTGGGTAGATAGGAACCAGTCGTTGCATACAGCTGATGACGAGAGATATGGTGCCCTTCTTCAGTCTTATGGCATATTCAAGAAGTCATGAAGGTTTCCTCAAAATGTTCACTTAAGTAGTTGAGGTTGTCTCCTCATCTTGGGCTTATACCTGAGGAATCCCTTGAGTGTGTTAAACCGTTGCACAAAGGACCTCAGCAACCAAACTAAGGAAAATAATTTAAGGTACCTCTGGCTTTATCTTAACCGGAACATGGTTGAGTTTATGGCGATAAATGACAAAATTTTACATATCCTGAGACGAGTGTTCTGCGACCGGGAGAATCCAATGGATCAGCTAAATGATAAGCAAAACAAGAAGGCTGTCAAATTTATTGCTAGCTAGCAATCCAGTCTAGTTTATCTATAGCCAAAATAAAGTTATTCTTAACAATTTTATTGGGTTCTCTTTTATAATTAGTGATCTATTTTTTGGCAAGAACAGAGAAGTTGTCATACTTATTTTGGATCTCCTGGATGAACCTCTTCACAAGTCTCCTGGAATTAATTTTCGAAGCGATTTCCTCCCACATTTGTCAGATTTACTTTTTGTGCTTTCTTTTATGAAATTCCTGCAGCAGTACGATATTTTCTTTCTCAGACAAATGTCTCCTCTCTTTCCAACTTTGCTGGTGCAAGCAAACAGTCTCCATGGTAGCAGTAGAATTTTACTACTGTAAATTCTAATATCTAACACCTGATAGCAAACACCTTAATGATTTTCCTTAACTAAGGAAACATTTAAAGGGATTCTGTGCAACACAATCCTTAGCtaaggagaaatgagaaattaaGACTTAAGAGTCAtacttttggttgttttttattgtgcaacTGGCCCCAGCATCTTCATTTTTGGCGTCATAGGTCAGATCAGTGGTCATGGTTGTTATCCATAAAAATTTCTTCCTAGGAAGactttacattaatgcattacCACTAATTTACCTATGAGATATTTGGCTGGACAGTctaaaacctttaaaataattttctacgTGCCTCTGTAGGGCTGTGTGGTAGTCCGGTGTAGACTAGATAGTCAGTCAGTTTTTGTAGTAATTTCACatgcattgatttatttgtggcccGCCACAATATTATTGTTTATCGCTCAgcacctcccctctctcccattaacactgctgcacaaatggttgcaacacaatgctgtcaatgtcccaccttaaaaaaagttagcaagcatgtaaggagcctagctaatactGCTATCACTGCTCCTTCAGAAGTTCCTCACTCCAAATTCATGGACATGCATTGCCAAGGCTCCTGCTGAAATACTGCAGAATCCACATCCATCGCTGGCCGAGGGCACAGTAGCTTCAGTAAGGTGTAATGTTTTTAGCAAATGAAGCCGTGGTTGAGGCACTGTTTTACATCACTATATGAGCATGGCATGaattgagtttttgttttgttgttgtttgaagttaCGAAAAACACTTtacagtgtgttaaataaataaagtttttggAGTGATAAAAGTTCTTGAAAGTGAGTTGAACATCCACTTATTCAGGTCTCGCAGCTTTTAATATCAAAAAGCTGACTCAGCCGCTGCAGCTAAAATATTAAGGCTAACGTTGTCATATAATAATAGAATACATAAAATCAATACATTAATTTAATGGAATacacaaatgtaatttataGTCAGTCCTAATGATGGGGCAGGGATAATGACTTATTTACTGATGTGGACCCAGATGAACCTGAAGCTGCTGACTCTCCCCACCTTTGTATTCTGAGATTTATAGTACAGACAATGAAGCTGGTAAAGTGGCTTGTTGGAAGTGACGAGTATATTCAGTGCCTTAGTTCCAAATATGTTTTACcaaaagtgcattattttccaCACGTTAAAGAAAGTAGTGGTGTCAGTGGTTTAAATGTGACAGGAAGTTACATTTTTCTTAAATGAGTATGTATTTCATTATTCTCCACAGATGTCCAGCTGCTGTTAGTGAGTAAAGAAGAGGTTCCCACtgagcagcaggagtggagccccgggctggaccaggaggacccaccagagcccccacacattaaagaggagtggagccccgggctggaccaggaggacccaccagagcccccacacattaaagaggagcaggaggaactctggaccagtcaggagggaaagcagctggaggaggctgatagCACCAAGTTCACATTCACTCTGGTCtctgtgaagagtgaagaagacgatgaagagaaacctcagtcctcacagcttcatcaaagatTTGACCAGATGGAAACAAAAGCTGATagagaggactgtggaggaccagaaccagccaggaactCAGATCCAGAGAGACATTTACAACCTGATACTCATGACAAGGCTTCACACTCCTCTGAACCTCAGACTGAAGAGAGTTGTGATTGGGAGGAGACCAGGGGACCTCAGTCAGGTTCAAACCCTCTGCAAAATAACAGTGAATGTAACACTTGTGAGAAATCATTTCACTGCTCGGAGTGTGGTAAACTATTCAGCCAAAACTCAAATGTGAAGAGACACATgagaattcacactggagagaaaccatttagttgtTCAGTTTGCAGAAAAAGATTTAATCAGAGGGTACATCTGGCAGAACACAAGGCAATCCACATGAGGGAGAAACGATACAGCTGCCGTGTTTGTGGCAAAAAATTCTCTTGGCTTTATCAGCTCAAACACCATCAGTGTGTTGGTCGTCAGTCCTCAAAGCTTCATCAAAGCCAAACTGACcagatgaaaacaaaagctgatggagaggacagtggaggaccagaaccagctGAAGTACCTGTAAGTGATCGGGTATGTAATAATGGAAAAACATCAAGTAGCTCCTCTGAATGTGCTACAAGCTTTGGACACAAGGGACgtctgcagaaacacaatggACTCCAAATAGGAGAGGAAGCATTTTgttgctcagtttgtggtaaaagatacTTCGGGAAGAAGTCCTTAAGGAGTCATATGAGGCTTCATTCAGAACGAAAATGTTTCATCTGCTCAGTTTGTAAAGTAAGTTTTGGCTGCAGAAGCCATTTGTCCACACACGAGAGAATCCACACACAGGAGAAGCCATTtagttgttctgtctgtggtaaaacattttcacaaaaaccACATCTGAAACAACACTTGActgtccacacaggggagaaaccgttcagttgttctgtctgtggtaaaacattttcacaaaagcCACATCTGAAACATCACTTGACtgtccacacaggtgagaaacccttcagttgttctgtctgtggtagTAGATTTGCACAAAACTCAACTTTGACCTCACACATAAGAGTTCATACAGGAGAAAAAcctttcagctgctcagtttgtaaaacaAGATTCCGTGACAAAAGCAATTTGTCCAGAcacatgagaatccacacaggagagaaaccgtTTAGTTGCAGCATTTGTGATAAAACTTTCACTCAACCCGCTCATCTCAAAAACCACAAGTGTGCTGGAGAGAGCAGCAGAAGTAAATGAAGCTTCAGAGATGCTTCAGATTTTAGTTGTGACACATTATTTGGTGGTTTTCTGAGAACTTTGACATTTTAATACATGTCATACCAAAAGCAAAGTAT encodes:
- the LOC123972199 gene encoding zinc finger protein OZF-like, which translates into the protein METKADREDCGGPEPARNSDPERHLQPDTHDKASHSSEPQTEESCDWEETRGPQSGSNPLQNNSECNTCEKSFHCSECGKLFSQNSNVKRHMRIHTGEKPFSCSVCRKRFNQRVHLAEHKAIHMREKRYSCRVCGKKFSWLYQLKHHQCVGRQSSKLHQSQTDQMKTKADGEDSGGPEPAEVPVSDRVCNNGKTSSSSSECATSFGHKGRLQKHNGLQIGEEAFCCSVCGKRYFGKKSLRSHMRLHSERKCFICSVCKVSFGCRSHLSTHERIHTQEKPFSCSVCGKTFSQKPHLKQHLTVHTGEKPFSCSVCGKTFSQKPHLKHHLTVHTGEKPFSCSVCGSRFAQNSTLTSHIRVHTGEKPFSCSVCKTRFRDKSNLSRHMRIHTGEKPFSCSICDKTFTQPAHLKNHKCAGESSRSK